One window of the Xiphophorus hellerii strain 12219 chromosome 15, Xiphophorus_hellerii-4.1, whole genome shotgun sequence genome contains the following:
- the LOC116734526 gene encoding trace amine-associated receptor 1-like → MEEETGFYVGYDFHPCYEINNVSKIMRRTSSTICTLLYIFLGLLSAITVCGNLLVIISIIYFKQLHTPSNYLIVSLAVADLLVGIVVFPLSMSFSLSYCLYYRDLFCKIRDSVDVILTATSISNLCCISVDRYYAVCQPLTYKSKINTGIVLVMILMSWGIAVLLAIGFIIAEVNQEKCQENCFSDVVLEKVLAPVFSFYLPVTIMLCIYLKIFLVAQRQARSIQNAVKPGATVINMERKATKTLAIVLGVFLMCWLPFFLCFSFQLLGGVSMMVYETLNWLALSNSMLNPFIYAFFYSWFRSAFRMIISGKIFQGNTNTKLF, encoded by the coding sequence ATGGAAGAAGAAACTGGTTTTTATGTTGGTTATGATTTCCACCCTTGTTATGAAATTAACAACGTCTCTAAGATAATGAGAAGGACTTCTTCTACAATATGTACTTTGCTCTACATTTTCCTTGGCTTACTGTCTGCTATTACAGTGTGTGGAAACCTTCTTGTAATAATCTCCATCATTTACTTTAAGCAGCTCCACACCCCGTCTAACTACCTGATCGTCTCTCTGGCTGTGGCCGATCTACTTGTTGGGATCGTAGTCTTTCCTCTGAGCATGTCTTTCTCTCTCAGCTACTGTCTGTATTACAGAGACTTATTCTGCAAAATACGAGACAGCGTCGATGTCATACTGACCGCAACCTCCATTTCAAATTTGTGCTGTATTTCTGTGGACCGGTACTATGCAGTGTGTCAGCCTCTGACATACAAATCTAAGATAAACACTGGTATTGTTCTGGTTATGATCCTCATGAGCTGGGGCATTGCCGTACTTCTTGCGATCGGTTTTATTATTGCAGAAGTAAATCAGGAAAAATGCCAAGAAAATTGTTTCTCTGATGTTGTGCTTGAAAAGGTTTTAGCCCCAGTTTTCTCGTTCTATCTCCCAGTGACCATAATGCTGTGTATATACCTGAAGATATTTCTTGTTGCACAAAGACAGGCTCGCAGCATCCAGAATGCAGTAAAGCCTGGTGCAACTGTGATCAACATGGAAAGAAAGGCAACCAAAACTCTGGCCATTGTTCTAGGAGTTTTTCTGATGTGCTGGCTgcctttctttctctgtttttccttccagttgTTGGGTGGCGTATCAATGATGGTGTATGAAACCCTTAACTGGCTTGCACTGTCCAACTCAATGCTCAATCCATTCATCTATGCGTTCTTTTACAGCTGGTTCAGGTCGGCATTCAGAATGATCATTTCTGGAAAGATCTTTCAAGGAAATACAAACACTAAGctattttga